The DNA sequence CGGGCACGTCCCGCAGGAACTGCTTCACCCGGTTGCGGGCCTGGACGTAGGACGGGTTGAGCCGCAGCCGGGTCAGGCTCTCCGACAGATGCGACACGGTGGGGGCGTAGGACCGGCCGTTGTCGTTGAGCACGATCACGACGCGGCGTCCGCTGTGGCCCAGGTTGTTGAGGGCCTCGTAGGCCATGCCCCCGGTGAGTGCCCCGTCTCCGACGATCGCCACCACCCGGCGGTCGGCGCCGTCGCCCTGCGCGCCAAGGTCGATCGCGGTGGAGATCCCGTGGGCGTAGCTGAGGATGGTGGAGGCGTGGCTGTTCTCGACCCAGTCGTGCTCCGACTCCCCGCGTGACGGATATCCCGACAGGCCGCCGGCCTGGCGAAGCTGGGCGAAGCCGGCCCGCCGCCCGGTGACCAGCTTGTGGACGTAGGCCTGGTGACCGGTGTCCCACAGGATGACGTCGCGGGGCGAGTCGAAGACGCGGTGGACCGCGAGCGTGAGCTCGACCGCCCCCAGGTTCGAGCCCAGGTGCCCCCCCGTGGCCGACACGGCCTCGACCACGAAGGCTCGGATCTCGTCGGCCAGCTGGACGAGCTCGGATTGGTCGAGCACCCGCAGGTCCGCCGGGCTGTTCACGTTCTCCAGGATCATGGGCGCGGCGAACCTCCGGACCTAAAGCTACCGGAACCTCGTACCGGCCGGATGCGCATCGCGCGCCAGGGCCTCATCAGCGGTCGCGACTGGCCACGAAGCGGGCCAGCTCTGCCAGGCGGGCCCGAGCCTCCTCGGTGACGGGCACGGCGTCGAGCGCCACCAGCGCCCGCTCGAGCAGACCGTCGATCGTCTCCTCGACCCGCTGCCGGGCGCCCGTCTCGACCAGGATCGACTGCAACTGGGCCACCTCGTCGGTGGTCAGGCTGGCCGAGCCGAACCGGTCGGCCAGGAGCTGGGCTGCGGCACCGTCGGCCCGAGCCATGGCGAGCACGTAGAGCGCCGTCGGCTTGCCCTCTCGGAGGTCCTCGCCGACGGGCTTTCCCGTGACCTCCGGCTCGCCGAAGGCGCCGAGCAGGTCGTCGCGCAGCTGGAAGGCCTCGCCGAGCGGCAGGCCGAACGCGCTGAGGTAGGCGCCCAGGTAGTCGAGGCGCCCGGCCAACGCGGCGCCGAGGTGGAGGGGGCGCTCGACGGTGTATTTGCCCGACTTGTAGAGGCAGATCCTCCGGGCCTGCTCGGCACTGCTGTCGCCCCGGGCGGTCCCGAGCAGATCGAGGTACTGCCCGAAGCTGACCTCGAGACGCTGCTCGGCGAAGACGTCGATCGCCTGTCGGGGCGCGTCGGCCAGGAGCATGTCGGCGTACACGAAGGCCAGGTCGCCGATCAGGATGGCCGCGCCGTCGCCGAAGCGCCGTCGCTCTCCGCGCCAGCCTGCCTGGGCATGGCGGTCGGCGAAGGCGCGGTGCACGCTCGGGCGTCCCCGCCGGTAGTCGGAGGCGTCGATCACGTCGTCGTGGATGACCGCGAACGAGTGCAGCAGCTCGAGCGCGGCTCCGGCGTCGGTCACCAGCGGATCGGACGGCTTCCCGCCGGCCCCGATGAACGCCCAGCGGCAGAAGGCGGGCCGCAGCCTCTTGCCCCCGGCGAGCAGCAGGTCCCGCAGGGCGTGCAGGGGCGCCAGCAGATCGGGATCGACGTCGTGCCAGCGGGCCACCTCCGTCGCCAGCAAGCGCTCGATGCGCTCGTCGACGGCGCGCGCAACTGCGTCCAGGTCAGCGGGGGCGAGGGTCGAGGGCCTCACGGAGCCCAGCCTAGGTCGGAGGTCTGCCAAGTTGGGATTCTCCTCACCACCGGAGGTGCTGGACGCTACGACGCGGCGCGGTTGGCGCGAACGCCGGCGGCGAACGCGGGTGCCCCCAGCAGGCTCACGGCCAGGTTGAGGAAGTACACCAGGAGGCCCAGGGCGATCGCCTGGCTGGTGCTCACGCCGAGAGGACCGAGGAACAGGATGAACGCCCCCTCCCGCAGCCCGAGGCCGCCGATGGTCACGGGCAGCACCTGCACGATGGCGACCACCGGCATGAAGGCGAGAATCGCCGTCCAGCCCACGTCCAGATTGAGGGCAGCGGCGGCGAGGAAGGCGGCCAGGGCCACGGCCAGCTGGTACGCGAAGGCGACGGCGAGCACCTCGATCGCCGCCGCTGGACGACGCCGGAACCGGTCCAGACCCAGGTGCACGGCCCCGACGAACCGCACCCAGTCCTGGCGCCGGGCGAGGCGACCGCCCAGGCGAGGATGGCCGGCCAGGGCGGTCATCACCACCAGCAGGAACAGGGTCACCAGCGAGACGGCGACGGCCAGCCGGGTGGCGGGGCCCAGGTGCAGCAGGCCGGGGTTGGCGAGGAGGGCGGCGAGCGTGATGACCGGCAAGACCAGCCATCCGGTGAGGCGT is a window from the Acidimicrobiales bacterium genome containing:
- a CDS encoding lysylphosphatidylglycerol synthase transmembrane domain-containing protein encodes the protein MRRVRAMGPAVRIAASIAMLAVLISRLHLSGLLPARHHSAVAFLLVALMVTLTGIILSALRWQRVLVALELPTRVRTAINLYLAGLFVGNFLPSTVGGDVVRISRLARLNGERTGPFASVVLERLTGWLVLPVITLAALLANPGLLHLGPATRLAVAVSLVTLFLLVVMTALAGHPRLGGRLARRQDWVRFVGAVHLGLDRFRRRPAAAIEVLAVAFAYQLAVALAAFLAAAALNLDVGWTAILAFMPVVAIVQVLPVTIGGLGLREGAFILFLGPLGVSTSQAIALGLLVYFLNLAVSLLGAPAFAAGVRANRAAS
- a CDS encoding polyprenyl synthetase family protein yields the protein MRPSTLAPADLDAVARAVDERIERLLATEVARWHDVDPDLLAPLHALRDLLLAGGKRLRPAFCRWAFIGAGGKPSDPLVTDAGAALELLHSFAVIHDDVIDASDYRRGRPSVHRAFADRHAQAGWRGERRRFGDGAAILIGDLAFVYADMLLADAPRQAIDVFAEQRLEVSFGQYLDLLGTARGDSSAEQARRICLYKSGKYTVERPLHLGAALAGRLDYLGAYLSAFGLPLGEAFQLRDDLLGAFGEPEVTGKPVGEDLREGKPTALYVLAMARADGAAAQLLADRFGSASLTTDEVAQLQSILVETGARQRVEETIDGLLERALVALDAVPVTEEARARLAELARFVASRDR